The Gemmatirosa kalamazoonensis nucleotide sequence AGCGTGGTGGTGAAGCGGCGGCTCGCGATGGAGCCGGAGACGATCTCGTTCATGGTGCGCACCTGGGTGATCGGCGCCGCTGGCGCCGCCGCGCGGATCGCGCGGCGCAGCGCCGGCGCGAGCGCGGCGGGGTCGCCCGTCGTGCGCACGGCGAGCGTCATCGACCAGGGAGTGTAGAGCGCGGCCGCCGTACCCTGCGCGTGCGCCACGTAGAACGTCGGCGGAACCTCGGCCTGGAAGCCGCCGGAGCGTACGTCGCGCACGACGCCCACCACGGTCGCCCACTCACCGCGACCGAACAGGCGAACCGTGTGGCCTAACGGATCCCGGTTCGGCCACATCTGCCGCGCCATCGTCTCGTTCACGACCATCACCGCGGGCGCGCCCTCGCGGTCGGTCGGCAGCAGTGGGCGGCCGCGCACGACGTGGATGCCGAGCGTGCGGAAGAAGTCGGGCGTCACGTGCACCGGCTTCGCCGACGGTGACTCGCTGATGTTCTTGAGCACGCGCCCGTCGAGGAGGATGCTCCAGCGGCTGTCGTCCTCGTTCGCGACGGGGAGCGTCGTCGCGGCGGCCGCGGACCGTACGCCGGGCACGGCCGACACGCGGTCGAGAATCTCGCGCCAGCGCTGGGCCGTGGTGGCGTCGGTCACGCTCGGGTCGTTGGGCGAGATGGGGGAGACGCGTGCGGTGAGCACGTGGTCCGGGGAGAAGCCGAGGTCCGTCGCCTGGATCTTCCACAGGCTGCGCAGCATGAGCCCCGCGCCGGACAGCGTCACGACGGCGAGCGCGACCTGCGCGACGACGAGCGCCGAGCGCGTGCGCCGCGTGGCGACCGACGTCGCGGCGCCGCGTCCGCCCTCGCGCAGCGGCTGCGCGGGCGCGCCGCGCGCCGCGCGCACCGCCGGTACGAGCGCCGCGAGCAGCCCGGAGAGCAGCGACACGCCGCCGGTGAATGCGAGCACGGCGGGATCGATCCGCACCTCGTCGAGGCGCGGGATGTTCGACGGCGCGAGCGCGAGCAGCCCGCGCGTCGCGGCCCACGCGGCGACGAGTCCCAACACGCCGCCGCCGATCGCCAGCAGCGCGCCTTCGGCGAGCACCTGCTGCGCGAGCTGGGTGCGCGACGCGCCGAGCGCCGCGCGCACCGCGAGCTCGCGTCGGCGCGACTCGCCGCGCGTGATGAGCAGGTTCGCGACGTTCACGCACGCGATGAGCAGCACGAACCCGACGGCGCCCATGAGCGCGAGCAGGAACGGCCGCGTGTCGCCGACGATCGCCTGCACGATCGGGTCGACGCGCGGTACGATCGGCGTGTCGGCGCCGTAGATGTCGGGGAAGTCGCGCTTCCAGCGCGCGACGAGCGTCGTCATCTCGGTGCGCGCCGCCTCCACCGTCGCGCCGGGACGTAGCCGCGCGACGCCGATCATCACGTGGTTGTTGCGCGTGTCGAGCGAGTCGGGGTTGAGCCGCATCGGCACCCACCCGGCGACCTCGGAGGCCGGATAGTCGAAGCGCGGCGGCATGACGCCGATGACGGTGCGCGGCACGCCGTTGATGTCGATCTTGCTGCCGACGATGTCCTTGCGGCCGCCAAGGTAGCCCTTCCACAGCGCGTCGCTGAGGATGATCGCGCGCGGCCCGCCGGGGCGCTCCTCCTCCGCGGTGAACGTGCGGCCCATCGCGGGCGACGCGCCCAACGTCGAGAAGAACTGGTCGGTGACGCGCGCGAGCGTCACGCGGTCGGGCTCCGCGCCGCCGGTGATCGTCGCGTCCGCGCCGCTGTAGCCGGCGATGGACGTGACGGCGCGCATGTCGCGCCGGAGGTCGTACAGCTCCATCTCGGCGAGCTGCGAGTACGGGTCGGCGAGCGTGACGCGCACGACGCGCTCTGGCTCGCGGAACGGCAGCGGGCGCAGGAGGATGCCGTTCACGACGCTGAAGATCGCGGCGTTCGCGCCGATGCCCAGCGCGAGCGTCGCCAGCACCACCGCGACGAACCCCGGCCGGCGGGAGAGGCTGCGCATCGCGAGGCGGAGATGACGGGACGACATCGGGTCGCGCTCCTGGTGCGGGAGTGGGGAAGGGATGCGCCGACGTGCGCGCTCGGCGAGGTGCTCGGCGGGCGCGTGCGCCGCGAGGTCGCCGAGCACGCGGAACCAGAGCGTGACGGCGCCGCCGCCTAACGCACGGTGCTCGCGCCATCGGTCGCGGTAGAAGTCGACCATGTCGTCGCCGACGCGGTCGCGGAACGCGGCGGGGTACACGCGGAGCAGCAGCCGGAAGAGACGCTCGCCCGGCGCGGGATCGCTGGAGCGCGGCGTCATGCCGGCTCCGGCGGGATGAGGCGCCGCGCCTCGGCGAGGCGCACGAGCGCGCGCAGGCGCAGCATCTCGGCGGCGAGCGCACGGTGGCCGGCGGCGGTGATGCGGTAGTACCGGCGCCGCTCGTCGTCCGCGTCGGGTGCGGCGCGGCGCCCGGACTCGTCGACGAAGCCGAGGTCCGTGAGCCGGCGGATCGAGCGGTACAGGTTCGCCGCCTCGAGCCGCAGCGCGCCGTCGGTGTGGTCGATGATGTCCTGCCGGATGCCGTAGCCGTGGCGCTCGCCCGCGGTGAGCATCGTGAGGATCAGGACGTCGACGTTCTTCAGGGGGAGGAACGTGTCGCTGGGCATGGCTCCTATGGTCGGATCGACTATAGGCGATCTGACAGCATGATGTGACGAATGGTTGCGAACCCCTCGTTGACTTAGGCGTCGCCGCGCCGTATCCCTAAGCCACGCAGGGGTCCCTCACCCGGAGCCGCTCATGGCCAGCGACCTGTTCGTCGGCACGCTCGACATCCTCGTGCTCAAGGCGGTGAGCTGGGGACCGCGCCACGGCTACGCCATCGGCCGCTGGATCCGCGACACCACCGCCGACGCGCTCACCGTGCAGGAGGGGGCGCTGTACCCCGCGCTGCACCGGCTCGAGAAGCGCGGCCTCCTCGCCGAGGAGTGGCGCGTCACCGACACCGGGCGCGAGGCGAAGTTCTACTCGCTCACCCCGACGGGCCGCGGGCAGCTCCGCGCCGAGGTGGAACGGTGGAACCGCTTCTCGCAGGCCGTCACGACCGCGCTGTCCTCGACCGCCGCCTAACGCCGGAGCCCGCGCCATGCCCACCCCACTTCGCCCCCGCGACGTGAAGGCCGACCCCCGCCGCGACGTCGACGCCGAGCTGCGCTACCACCTCGACATGCGGGCCGCCGAGTTCGAGGCGCACGGCATGTCGCCCGACGAGGCGCGTCGCGCCGCCGCCGCGTCGTTCGGCGACGTCGACGCCGTGGAAGAGGAGTGCGTCGACATCCGCGAGGAGCGCGAGCGCGTGCGGCGCGTCGCGACGGTGCGGTGGAACCTCGCGATGGACACGCGCTACGCGCTGCGCACGCTGCGCCGCTCGCCGCTGTTCACGATCGCCGCCGTGCTGACACTGGCGCTGGGCATCGGCGGTGCGGCGGCGGTGTTCACGCTCGTGAACGGCGTGCTGCTCCGCCCCCTGCCGTACGCCGACCCGTCGCGCCTCGTGATGGTCTGGTCCGCCGGTGACTTCGGCGGGTGGACCTCGACGGGGATGCCGCTGTCGGCGCCGGACTTCCTCGACATCCGCGAGCAGACGCGCGCGCTCTCGTCGATCGCCGCGTTCCGCTCGTCGCCGTACACGCTCGCGGGAGACGCCGCCGGGCAGGGGGCGACGATGGTCGCCGGCGTGCGCGCCGACCCCGCGCTGTTCCGGACGCTGGGCGTGCACCCGCTGCTCGGCCGCGACCTCACCGCCGACGACGCGCTCCCCGGCGCCGCGCGCGTCGCCGTCATCGGCTACGACCTCTGGCAGCGGCGCTTCGGCGGCGACCCGCGCATCGTCGGGCGTACGGTGACGCTGAGTGGCGAGTCGTTCAGCGTGGTCGGCGTGATGCCGAGCGGATTCGCGTTCCCGCGCGGCGCCGAGCTGCTCGCGGGGCTGCAGTTCCGGCCGCGCACCGAGCTGTGGACGCCGCTCATCTTCTCCGACCAGGATCGCGCCGCGCGCGGCACGGAGAACCTCGCCGCCGTCGCGCGGATCAAGCCGGGCTTCTCGACCGTGGACGCGCGCGTCGACCTCGCGCGCATCCGGCAGGCGCTCGCCGAGGAGTTCCCGAAGCTCTACGGCAAGATCGGCTTCGCCGCGATCTCGCTCGCCGAGCAGGCCGCGCGGCCGGTGCGCCGCGGACTGCTCATGCTGCTCGGTGCCGTCGGCTTCGTGCTGCTCATCGCGTGCGCGAACGTCGCGAACCTGCTCGTCGCCCGCGCGGCGCGGCGGGAGCGCGAGTTCGCGACGCGCGCCGCGCTCGGCGCCACGCGCGGCCGCGTCTTCCTCCAGCTCGTCGTCGAGAACGCGACGCTCGCGCTGACGGGCGGCGTGCTGGGGCTGGCCGCCGCGACGTTAGGCACGCGCGCGCTGCTCGGCCGTCTGCCGCACGACCTGCCGCGCGCCGACGACGTCGTGATCGACCTGCGCGTGGTCGGCGTGACGCTCGCCGCGGCGCTGCTCGCCGGCGTGGTGTTCGCCGCGGCCACGACCGCGCACGCCGGCGCCAGCGTCGCCGCGGCCGCCACGGGCGTGCGGACGACGAGCGGACGCGGGCAGCGCGCGGGACGCCGCCTGCTCGTCGCCGCCGAGGTCGCGCTGTCGCTCGTGCTGCTCGTGGGCGCGGGACTGCTCACGCGCAGCTTCGTCAAGCTCCAGTCGATCCAGCCGGGCTTCGACGCGCGCGGCGTGATGACCGCCGGGCTGCTCGCCCCGGTCGTCGGCGGATTCAACCCGCAGCGCGACGGCGACAAGTGGGCCGCGCTGTTCACCCAGTACGCCGAGCGTCTCGCCGCGCAGCCGGGCATCGCGGCGTCGGGCGGCGTGAGCGGGCTGCCGCTCACCGGCGCTGAGGAGGGGACAAACGTCCGCGTGGACGACCGCTCGCTCGAGGATCAGCCGGCGCACACGAACTACAGCATCGTCGTCGGCGACTACTTCGGCGCGATGCGCATCCCGCTGCTCGCCGGCCGCGCGCTGAACGCGCAGGACGGACTCGGGAGCCCGGGCGCGGCCGTCGTGAGCGAGACGTTCGTGCGCAAGTACCTGCCGGGGCTGTCGCCGTCCCAGGCGTTAGGCCATCGCCTCGGCATCGGCTTTCCTTTCGGCCTGCAGGGCCCCCGCGCGATCGTCGGCGTGGTCGGCGACGTGAAGACGTCGTCGCTCGACGCCGACGCGCCGGCGATGATGTACCTGCCGATCGGCCAGGTTCCGTACCCGGGCATGAGCCTCGTCGCGCGCGCGCGCAGCGGTGCGCCGACGGCGGCGCTGCCGCGCATGCGCCAGTCGCTCGCCGCAGTGGCGCCCACGCTCGCGTTGAGCGACGAGCGCCCGCTCGCCGACGTCGTCGCGGCGTCGATCTCCCGGCAGCGGTTCGCGCTCGCCGTCACCGGAGCGTTCGCAATCGTGGCGCTCGTGCTGTCGGCGGTCGGGCTATACGCGGTGATCGCCACCAGCGTCTCGCAGCGCACGCGCGAGCTCGGCGTGCGGCTCGCGTTGGGCGCGGCACCGCGCGACGTGCGCGCGCTCGTGCTGCGCGAGGGGCTGCGCGTGACCGGCTTCGGGGTCGTCGTGGGTCTCGCCGGCGCGTTCGCGGCTGCGCGTCTGCTGCGCGGCCAGCTCTACGACGTCGGCATCGCGGATCCGCTGGTGTACGTCGGCGTCGCCGTGCTCACGGCCGCCGTCGCGCTCGCGGCGACGTGGGTGCCGGCCCGTCGCGCGACGGAGGTCGACCCGGTGCTCGCGATCCGCGCCGACTGACGAGCGCTCACTCCTGCCACCCGCCCTCGTCGAGCTCCATGCCGACGAGGGCGCGCAGCGCGTCGAACGCGTCGCGCCGCTCGAAGTAGCTGGAGTGCGCACCGAGATGCGCGAGGACTCGCCGTCGCATGTCGTCGGGCGCGCGCGCATCCGCGCCGGTGAGCTTCAGCAGCAGCGCGGCGCACGCGGGCGCGCAGTCGGTGGCGTTCCAGCTCGCCCACAGCAGCGCCTGACGCACCGCG carries:
- a CDS encoding ABC transporter permease codes for the protein MPTPLRPRDVKADPRRDVDAELRYHLDMRAAEFEAHGMSPDEARRAAAASFGDVDAVEEECVDIREERERVRRVATVRWNLAMDTRYALRTLRRSPLFTIAAVLTLALGIGGAAAVFTLVNGVLLRPLPYADPSRLVMVWSAGDFGGWTSTGMPLSAPDFLDIREQTRALSSIAAFRSSPYTLAGDAAGQGATMVAGVRADPALFRTLGVHPLLGRDLTADDALPGAARVAVIGYDLWQRRFGGDPRIVGRTVTLSGESFSVVGVMPSGFAFPRGAELLAGLQFRPRTELWTPLIFSDQDRAARGTENLAAVARIKPGFSTVDARVDLARIRQALAEEFPKLYGKIGFAAISLAEQAARPVRRGLLMLLGAVGFVLLIACANVANLLVARAARREREFATRAALGATRGRVFLQLVVENATLALTGGVLGLAAATLGTRALLGRLPHDLPRADDVVIDLRVVGVTLAAALLAGVVFAAATTAHAGASVAAAATGVRTTSGRGQRAGRRLLVAAEVALSLVLLVGAGLLTRSFVKLQSIQPGFDARGVMTAGLLAPVVGGFNPQRDGDKWAALFTQYAERLAAQPGIAASGGVSGLPLTGAEEGTNVRVDDRSLEDQPAHTNYSIVVGDYFGAMRIPLLAGRALNAQDGLGSPGAAVVSETFVRKYLPGLSPSQALGHRLGIGFPFGLQGPRAIVGVVGDVKTSSLDADAPAMMYLPIGQVPYPGMSLVARARSGAPTAALPRMRQSLAAVAPTLALSDERPLADVVAASISRQRFALAVTGAFAIVALVLSAVGLYAVIATSVSQRTRELGVRLALGAAPRDVRALVLREGLRVTGFGVVVGLAGAFAAARLLRGQLYDVGIADPLVYVGVAVLTAAVALAATWVPARRATEVDPVLAIRAD
- a CDS encoding ABC transporter permease — its product is MTPRSSDPAPGERLFRLLLRVYPAAFRDRVGDDMVDFYRDRWREHRALGGGAVTLWFRVLGDLAAHAPAEHLAERARRRIPSPLPHQERDPMSSRHLRLAMRSLSRRPGFVAVVLATLALGIGANAAIFSVVNGILLRPLPFREPERVVRVTLADPYSQLAEMELYDLRRDMRAVTSIAGYSGADATITGGAEPDRVTLARVTDQFFSTLGASPAMGRTFTAEEERPGGPRAIILSDALWKGYLGGRKDIVGSKIDINGVPRTVIGVMPPRFDYPASEVAGWVPMRLNPDSLDTRNNHVMIGVARLRPGATVEAARTEMTTLVARWKRDFPDIYGADTPIVPRVDPIVQAIVGDTRPFLLALMGAVGFVLLIACVNVANLLITRGESRRRELAVRAALGASRTQLAQQVLAEGALLAIGGGVLGLVAAWAATRGLLALAPSNIPRLDEVRIDPAVLAFTGGVSLLSGLLAALVPAVRAARGAPAQPLREGGRGAATSVATRRTRSALVVAQVALAVVTLSGAGLMLRSLWKIQATDLGFSPDHVLTARVSPISPNDPSVTDATTAQRWREILDRVSAVPGVRSAAAATTLPVANEDDSRWSILLDGRVLKNISESPSAKPVHVTPDFFRTLGIHVVRGRPLLPTDREGAPAVMVVNETMARQMWPNRDPLGHTVRLFGRGEWATVVGVVRDVRSGGFQAEVPPTFYVAHAQGTAAALYTPWSMTLAVRTTGDPAALAPALRRAIRAAAPAAPITQVRTMNEIVSGSIASRRFTTTLLGVFAGVALVLAGIGIYGVVAYLVAQRTNELGLRVALGAPRGAVVGLVLRQGMRLTGVGLVVGVAFALVLTRLVRSLLVEVSAVDPPTFAAVVLGLLGVGLLACAVPARRALAVSPTQALRAE
- a CDS encoding PadR family transcriptional regulator → MASDLFVGTLDILVLKAVSWGPRHGYAIGRWIRDTTADALTVQEGALYPALHRLEKRGLLAEEWRVTDTGREAKFYSLTPTGRGQLRAEVERWNRFSQAVTTALSSTAA
- a CDS encoding PadR family transcriptional regulator, whose amino-acid sequence is MPSDTFLPLKNVDVLILTMLTAGERHGYGIRQDIIDHTDGALRLEAANLYRSIRRLTDLGFVDESGRRAAPDADDERRRYYRITAAGHRALAAEMLRLRALVRLAEARRLIPPEPA